A genomic segment from Planctomycetota bacterium encodes:
- a CDS encoding NAD(P)/FAD-dependent oxidoreductase, with the protein MTQDGDIQVHDVIVVGAGAAGVGVGVALKDAGVHDFVIVDRFGVGASFDRWPKETRFITPSFPTNSIGMLDLNSIAIGVSPAFSLEVEHPNGAQYAKHLRAVAKVFELPVRSGVDVVRVTPHAEMFLLDTPTETLYCKHLIWAAGEFQYPKRNGFDGAEHCRHTATVASYRELEGDEFIVIGGYESGVDAAFHLALNGKRVRLLDTGRPWRAETSDPSVALSTYSLIRMRDKRFKSSVELLRDTRIVSARKSDGDFALLTSDDRTLTTSTQPLFAGGFVGGMQLVEDLFEQRSDGFPLLSEHDESTAFPGLFLCGPAVRHDDHVFCFIYKYRQRFAVVAKAIATSLGLPAEELEGYRNWGMYLDDLSCCGEECMC; encoded by the coding sequence ATGACACAAGACGGCGATATTCAGGTTCACGATGTCATTGTCGTCGGCGCAGGGGCCGCCGGCGTGGGTGTCGGTGTGGCTTTGAAGGATGCAGGAGTACACGACTTCGTGATCGTCGATCGCTTCGGGGTCGGGGCTTCGTTTGACCGCTGGCCGAAGGAGACGCGATTCATCACGCCGTCCTTCCCGACCAACTCGATCGGGATGCTCGATCTCAACTCGATCGCGATTGGCGTATCGCCGGCGTTTAGCCTTGAAGTCGAGCACCCAAACGGTGCCCAGTACGCAAAGCACCTTCGAGCCGTTGCCAAGGTGTTTGAGCTTCCCGTCCGCAGCGGCGTCGACGTCGTTCGCGTGACGCCTCATGCGGAGATGTTCCTGCTCGATACGCCGACTGAGACGCTGTACTGCAAGCACCTGATCTGGGCGGCCGGCGAGTTCCAGTACCCGAAGCGAAATGGGTTCGATGGTGCCGAGCACTGTCGCCACACGGCCACGGTCGCGTCGTATCGCGAGTTGGAAGGAGACGAGTTCATCGTCATCGGTGGCTACGAGTCGGGCGTCGACGCCGCGTTCCACCTCGCACTCAACGGCAAGCGTGTCCGGCTGCTCGATACAGGGCGACCGTGGCGTGCGGAGACGTCCGACCCGAGCGTCGCCCTGTCGACTTACTCGCTCATCCGGATGCGCGACAAGCGGTTCAAGTCGTCTGTGGAGCTGCTGCGGGACACGAGGATTGTCTCGGCTCGGAAATCCGACGGCGACTTTGCCCTTCTGACGAGCGATGATCGCACGCTCACAACGTCGACACAGCCGCTCTTTGCGGGCGGCTTCGTCGGCGGGATGCAGCTGGTCGAGGACTTGTTCGAGCAGCGTTCTGACGGGTTCCCACTGCTGTCGGAGCATGACGAGTCGACGGCATTCCCAGGGCTGTTTCTTTGCGGCCCGGCCGTCCGTCACGACGATCACGTGTTCTGCTTCATCTACAAGTATCGACAGCGATTTGCGGTGGTTGCCAAGGCGATTGCAACGTCGCTCGGACTCCCAGCGGAGGAGCTCGAAGGCTACCGGAACTGGGGCATGTATCTCGATGATCTTTCGTGCTGCGGCGAGGAGTGCATGTGCTGA
- a CDS encoding PEP-CTERM sorting domain-containing protein, producing the protein MNSTKMRFTIGTLASFAVTAVASAQLPPGYTIAAIDTLGGDRNFANGVSDTGFVTGNSRKSGSTQLIPYVWQSGVAEEIPILSGVPTFGRGFGVNDAGLVAGESGNGPSKPFLYDSVTDTITDLGSLPGGSGGVANDLNNAGRVVGAASNGQSVRAFFTDASTNTGTLTDLATPLGTSDSFARAYGISESGIIAGVARNAANSTSEPTLWEPDGLGGYTPVTIGSPAGSVFGEAFAVDDAGNAVGRYSDPVSNQTRAFFYDGVTSVDLDLLPGVSFDNARALDLSDDGLVVGYVADFDNAPSFGGAAVVWEGTTPTDLNTLIPSGSGWNLLSANAINASGQIVGFGTFGGETRAFLLTPIPEPGTLALLGLGGLTLLRRRR; encoded by the coding sequence ATGAACTCCACGAAAATGCGCTTCACCATCGGTACGTTGGCTTCCTTCGCTGTAACGGCTGTCGCCTCGGCACAGCTGCCGCCCGGGTACACGATTGCGGCAATCGACACGCTCGGCGGCGATCGGAACTTTGCCAACGGCGTCTCCGACACGGGCTTTGTCACCGGCAACAGCCGGAAATCGGGCAGCACGCAGCTCATCCCGTATGTCTGGCAAAGCGGCGTTGCGGAGGAGATTCCGATCCTGTCCGGCGTTCCGACGTTCGGGCGGGGCTTTGGTGTGAACGACGCCGGCCTCGTCGCGGGTGAGAGCGGTAACGGCCCGAGCAAGCCGTTCCTCTACGACAGCGTCACCGACACGATCACCGACCTCGGCAGCCTGCCCGGCGGCAGCGGCGGTGTCGCGAACGACCTGAACAATGCCGGACGCGTCGTCGGTGCTGCGAGCAACGGCCAGTCGGTGCGGGCGTTCTTCACCGACGCCTCTACCAATACGGGCACGTTGACCGACCTCGCCACGCCGCTCGGAACGAGCGACAGCTTCGCCCGGGCGTACGGGATCAGCGAGAGCGGCATCATCGCGGGCGTCGCGCGGAACGCGGCCAACAGCACGAGCGAGCCGACGCTCTGGGAGCCGGACGGCCTGGGCGGTTACACGCCGGTCACCATCGGCAGCCCGGCCGGCAGTGTCTTTGGCGAGGCGTTTGCCGTCGATGACGCGGGCAACGCGGTGGGTCGCTACAGCGACCCCGTCAGCAATCAGACGCGGGCGTTCTTCTATGACGGCGTCACGAGCGTCGACCTCGATCTCCTGCCCGGAGTGTCGTTCGACAATGCCCGGGCACTCGACCTGAGTGACGACGGCCTTGTGGTCGGGTACGTCGCCGACTTTGACAACGCACCCAGCTTCGGCGGTGCAGCAGTCGTCTGGGAGGGGACGACGCCGACCGACCTGAACACGCTGATCCCGTCAGGCAGTGGCTGGAACCTGCTCAGCGCCAACGCCATCAACGCCAGCGGCCAGATCGTCGGCTTCGGCACTTTCGGCGGTGAGACGCGGGCATTTCTGCTCACGCCGATTCCCGAGCCGGGCACGCTCGCCCTGCTGGGTCTTGGTGGCCTGACGCTGCTTCGCCGGCGTCGGTAG